Within the Gracilinema caldarium DSM 7334 genome, the region ATCGCTGTTCTCATAAAGGATTCGGAACGGGAATCACCATTCCAGAGGCTGTCCTTTGATACAATTTCTATTAATGTTTTTTCATATTGGGGATAATTACCGAGGATATGATACATATCAGCAATTTTATATTGTATTTGGGTCGTAAATTCTTCGTTACCAACAATATGCTGCTGAGAAAGGGCTCTCATATATTGCTGTAGTGCAATAGCAGCTTCTCCTTCTTCCCGATACACTTCACCAATCCAATATTCCGCTTCAGGATACAAACGTAATATATCAAATAATGAAATTATTTTTTGTGCAGAATCTTGAATTATCGATTCAGGAAAATGATAATGTATTTCAGATAAAATATCAGAGATCCGCTTATTAGGTCTATCTTTTAAATATAATGAAATCTTATTGATAGAATCTCCTAATACTCGGACTTCGTCTGCTGAAAGGAACTCTATAAAATCTTTTTGCATCCTCAAATACAATTCATTTCTTGTTCTTTTTGCATCCTCAAAGGCGATAAGGGCTTTCCCGTACGTCTTACTACGATAGTATTGTTTACCCCTTTCCAGTAACAACCAATAGGGTTCACCGTTTGTTTGTGCAGATAGTGGCAGTACGGTAATGTTGATGAACAGGGTGCTTACTACAAATAAGATTACACCTCGATATTTCATAACTTTTCCAGCTCTTCTTTGAATGCCTGGTCTGCCTCAGTAACAGCGACAGTTCGAACAATGTTACCGTGTCTAAAAATGAGAACCTTATTACCCGCACCAGTGATACCAATGTCAGCATGGCGTGCCTCACCGGGACCATTAACAGCACACCCCATGATGGCCACTGTGATATCTTTTTTCATCATATAGAGGGTATCACGCCACCGTTCAGTAAAGGCATGGGTATCGAAACTGTTTCGACCACAACGGGGGCATGATACGATAATAACTCCCTGTCCGTTTACTCCCTTGCCACTAGAATCAGCCACTGCGCTAACAATTTCCCGCCCCGCAATGACTTCGTTTTCCATCGTATCCGACAGGGATACCCGAATCGTAGCGCCAATACCTTCCGCTAAGAGGGTATGCAAAGCAATAGAATTGCGAACGATACCTGGTATAAGGGGACCTGCTTCAGTCACCCCTAGATGAAGGGGCACATCGGTTCTTTTAGCAATCAGGCGGTTAGCTTCCAATGTATCATAAATAGAAGAAGCCTTCATGGATAAAAGTACATTTTTAAAATTCAGGGTTTCAAATATTTCCAATTCCCGCTCCGCAGTGCTTACGAGAGCTTCAGCCCGTGTCATTTGTTGTTCGTCTACAGCTTTTCGCAGATCTGCTGGCAAGCTTCCTGCATTAATTCCAATTCTGATAGGAACTCCCTTTTCAGCAGCCTTAGCTGCAACTGCTTTAACCTTATCAAGGGAGCCGATATTACCAGGATTTATCCGTATTTTAGCTATAGGGAAATCGAGACAGCGAAGGGCAATTTTATAATCGAAGTGGATGTCTGCGACGAGGGGCATGGTTACCCGCTTGGCAAGTTCACCCAAGACATCCGCAGCAGCTAGATCAGGTACTGCAAATCTTAAGAGGCTGCAGCCAAGTTTCTGCAGTTTATCAATCCGCGTTTCTATATGTTTACCCGATTCACCCTGTAAAGATGTTTCATCGAGCCGATCCTTCCACATGGTTTGAACTGCCACAGGATAGGCACCGCCTACCAGCACAGAAGAAAGGTGGTCAAAACCACCAATTTTTACAACCCGGACCATTTGATTTTGTTTCATGAGTTTCCACAACAAAATACGGAGAATCCGGTTCCTCAATGGCTTCTAAAGCGTTAATGTTTAGAAACCTTTTACAGCAATCATGCTGCCGGGTTCTCCGTTGCTCCGTGGAAGGTAACCGCTTAACCAGCAATACCCAAGGAGAAAACCATCACAAAGAGGGCTACGGTTTCGATAAGACCGACGACCAAAATATAGTTACCAAAGCCCTGTCCGGTTTCAGCAAGAGCATCGGAGGCATAAGCTGCAGCCTTGCCCTGATACAGAGCAGAAGCACCCATGGCAAGCCCAGCAAAAAGTCCAACTGCGAGCTTACCAACTCCATCGAGCCCCCCGCTGCGGATTGCGTTCATCAATATAAAACCATAAATGGTTTGAGTAAGCGGAGCGCCGGCAAAGGCCACTAACAGGAATGGTACAGGCTTATTCTGCAGAAAACACTTTTTCCAAGACCCAATTGCGGTCATACCGGCAATACCGGCTCCCAGTGCAGAACCAAAAGCTGAAAGACCCAATGCAGCAGCAACGCCAATCATTCCGATATCCATAATCTTCTCCTTATCATGTAATATGCCCTATTGCTGGGCTGTTTCCTTGACAGCAAAGGGCGAATATTTGACACCAGACCATTCCATTCCGAGATGGCCGGAGTATTCCAACATATTAAGCCGTACACCATGAACGACTACCGAGAGAGCGCTCATTGCCAGGTTTAATCCATGACCAAAGAACAGAATTAACGCTCCAGCAAGGATTCTGACCATACCGGCGGGAAGCCCAGCAGCCATGCCATTAAAGCTTTCAGCAATGGCAAATCCTGCAAGTCCAACCGCAAAGAGACGGATATAGCTGATTATATCAGAGAAACTTGAAACTGCAGACAGGAAGGTGGGCAGGAAGTTGGCAAAGCTTTTAAGAATGTTTGCTATAAAATTGCCTCCCTTCTGTTCAGCAAAAACAAAATAGGTTGCAAGGCCTCCACCAATCATCCAGATTGCAAAGGGTGGTACGGGAAAGGCGGTTTTATCGAGAACCAGGTTCAGAACGAGGAAATAGAGGCCCAATACCATGGAAAGCCATCCGAGCTGTGCAAAGGCGGTCAGCGATGGCAGGGCTTTTTTAATATTCTTCATATGGGCCCATACGAGCTGAACTGTTCCAATGATAAAGCAAAGGTGCTTTATGTTTTGCTGAACGAGCCGGGCAGCTTCCTTTGGTGCTAGTGAAGGATTTGGTCTGAAGGGTGGTATTACCAAAGCTTTCAGGAAAGCGGGAAGGCTGTCATAAGGCAAGGCAAACCAGGTTCCGTTAATGGCACCCCATATAATAGTAACCGAAGAAAGCAATAGTAATAACAGAATTCCGTCTGCGAATTTGCCGGTCTTCTTTTTTCCCTTAAAACCAAAATAGAGACTTAAAAGGAGAATTAGGACACCATAACCTGCATCTCCAATAATCATGGCAAAAAATAGAGAGAAAAATACGAGGAATGACATACTAATGTCATATTCGTGATACCCCGGGACCGTGCCTAAGAGGTCAAATATGGGCTGTACAATCCGAATATAGGCCGGATTTCGTACAAGCGTAGGCGGCCTATCTCCTTCATTGGGGTCATCGATAATGAGTGCCCATCCATACTCTGCGGCGGCTCGTTTCAGCTTACCCGCTGCATCAGCGGGAATATACCCGGTGATCCAGGAAATTGCCAGTTCCGGTGGGGTGTCCTCTGTAACTTCCATACTGGCCTTGGCGGCTTCAAACTCTGCCTGTTCGTTTAACCTCTGGAGTTCCCGCTCTATGAGATACATCTGAGAAGAAAGCTCTGAGAGTTTCTTTTCTATATCGGCGATGGTTTGTTTACGCTGAGCAATCCGATTTGAGAGAGCAGAATATGAAAGTTCAGGCAATGCAAAGGGCTGTTCGCCAGGGATCGGGTCCCCTACCACAACACAGCGTACGAGGGTCTTATCTTCAGAAAGAACTATTATAGAAACTGCGGGATCAAGCTTCTCGTACACCTTTTTAGGCAGTTCATAGGGGATAAGCGTAATACCCTGCTTTCTTAGGTCTTCCAGGCTAGCCGGTTCAAAATCACCCCAGGCTGCGATTCTATGTAATTCCTTTATGTCTGCTGCAAGGAGCTCCTGTTCCTGTTTTTTCTGATCAGCTAAACGCAGAACCTCCTGTATCAGTGCAGCGGGCTCTGTTTTTTGAACGATACTGGTATTGGTTTCTTCCTTAGTAGCGGCATTACGAAGTATTCCCAATGCATGTTCAGCCTGAATTTTTAGTTCCATAACGCTGCTGAGCCCATCGGAGCTAACATTTTTACGTTCCAGATGAACCACTCCCAGCTTTCGTAAGGCCTCCAGTGAGGCTTCCCGTTCACGATCAAAAACAACAAGAGCGACCTTTTTCATTGGTACAATCATTCTGCGGCCCTCTCCATTCCACGTTTGGCAATTTTGCCTCGTACCACTGCTGCGGTCTGTTGATCACCCAAATAGACCCTTATTTTCTTAATGTTTGCCTTGGTCTCGGGAATCTTAACCTTTTCAAAAAGATTAACCCGCTGGGTTGTGGTACGCAGTTCCCGTTCAAGCCGGCGTTGCTGCTCTTCCAGGGTTTTGGCTTCCAGGTCGAGAAGCAGCACCTGCCGCATCCGTTCCACCGCCGTATCGAGCCACAGGGGCGTCCTGAGGAGGTCATAGGGTTGCACCTCGAATTCGGCCCCCTTAAAGACGGGAATTTCAACACCGGCAATGTTCCCTGTTTCTATTCTTAAAGAAGTCACAGACAGCAGTTCCGGGGTAAAGTAGCCCTGCTCACCAAAGACGGCTATCCAGGACTTAAACTGTTCATTCACCCTATCCTTTTCGGCTATGAGGGTACGGATCCGGCTTTCGGTGTTCCGGATTTCCATTTGGAGCTGTTGTTTTTTAAGCATGAGCGTCGGAAGATAGCGCTGATACATTTTCAGTGCATCCTTCTGTTTTTTCAGCTCATTCTTCGTAAGCTTAATCTTAGCCATAGCTCCTCCGGCCTTAAGCTTTTTTCGGCCAGTATGTATTGATGAGTTCGGTTCTTAATCCCGTTTCTTCGGGGGAGAAACAGGAAGCAAGGATTTCCCAGCCCAGGTCAAGGGCCCGTTCCAGGGGGATGTTAACCGAAAGATCCATCATTTCTTTTTCAAAGAGTTCGCCGTATTTCAGAAGTTTAGAGTCCCAGTCGGACATCATAAAGCCCATGGCCTTCTTTTCCAGGGTATCCTTATAGGCGGCATACAATTTAATCATACCGTCCATAAGCGCTCGATGGTCTGGTCGGGTTTTACCGTTAACCTGCTGTTTCAAACGGGAAAGGGATCCGAAGGGTTCGATACGGCCATTTTTCAAGTAGTACTGGCCTTCGGTAATATACCCC harbors:
- a CDS encoding tetratricopeptide repeat protein, with translation MKYRGVILFVVSTLFINITVLPLSAQTNGEPYWLLLERGKQYYRSKTYGKALIAFEDAKRTRNELYLRMQKDFIEFLSADEVRVLGDSINKISLYLKDRPNKRISDILSEIHYHFPESIIQDSAQKIISLFDILRLYPEAEYWIGEVYREEGEAAIALQQYMRALSQQHIVGNEEFTTQIQYKIADMYHILGNYPQYEKTLIEIVSKDSLWNGDSRSESFMRTAMFRTLIDDGVNRFLTLYRHEDTQAERAHRILGFYYYATGRYDKSIEHLTYAFLIQNSMLIKEYQLREYGFVFNDYLDLIHRLVRFSDLETYIQDVDYYKTNYYLAAALYATGRRSTAMYLWTVLSKNTRTSEWQKRSQMQLKNPYIEPINERP
- the ispG gene encoding flavodoxin-dependent (E)-4-hydroxy-3-methylbut-2-enyl-diphosphate synthase, encoding MKQNQMVRVVKIGGFDHLSSVLVGGAYPVAVQTMWKDRLDETSLQGESGKHIETRIDKLQKLGCSLLRFAVPDLAAADVLGELAKRVTMPLVADIHFDYKIALRCLDFPIAKIRINPGNIGSLDKVKAVAAKAAEKGVPIRIGINAGSLPADLRKAVDEQQMTRAEALVSTAERELEIFETLNFKNVLLSMKASSIYDTLEANRLIAKRTDVPLHLGVTEAGPLIPGIVRNSIALHTLLAEGIGATIRVSLSDTMENEVIAGREIVSAVADSSGKGVNGQGVIIVSCPRCGRNSFDTHAFTERWRDTLYMMKKDITVAIMGCAVNGPGEARHADIGITGAGNKVLIFRHGNIVRTVAVTEADQAFKEELEKL
- a CDS encoding ATP synthase subunit K (produces ATP from ADP in the presence of a proton gradient across the membrane; the K subunit is a nonenzymatic component which binds the dimeric form by interacting with the G and E subunits) translates to MDIGMIGVAAALGLSAFGSALGAGIAGMTAIGSWKKCFLQNKPVPFLLVAFAGAPLTQTIYGFILMNAIRSGGLDGVGKLAVGLFAGLAMGASALYQGKAAAYASDALAETGQGFGNYILVVGLIETVALFVMVFSLGIAG
- a CDS encoding V-type ATP synthase subunit I codes for the protein MKKVALVVFDREREASLEALRKLGVVHLERKNVSSDGLSSVMELKIQAEHALGILRNAATKEETNTSIVQKTEPAALIQEVLRLADQKKQEQELLAADIKELHRIAAWGDFEPASLEDLRKQGITLIPYELPKKVYEKLDPAVSIIVLSEDKTLVRCVVVGDPIPGEQPFALPELSYSALSNRIAQRKQTIADIEKKLSELSSQMYLIERELQRLNEQAEFEAAKASMEVTEDTPPELAISWITGYIPADAAGKLKRAAAEYGWALIIDDPNEGDRPPTLVRNPAYIRIVQPIFDLLGTVPGYHEYDISMSFLVFFSLFFAMIIGDAGYGVLILLLSLYFGFKGKKKTGKFADGILLLLLLSSVTIIWGAINGTWFALPYDSLPAFLKALVIPPFRPNPSLAPKEAARLVQQNIKHLCFIIGTVQLVWAHMKNIKKALPSLTAFAQLGWLSMVLGLYFLVLNLVLDKTAFPVPPFAIWMIGGGLATYFVFAEQKGGNFIANILKSFANFLPTFLSAVSSFSDIISYIRLFAVGLAGFAIAESFNGMAAGLPAGMVRILAGALILFFGHGLNLAMSALSVVVHGVRLNMLEYSGHLGMEWSGVKYSPFAVKETAQQ
- a CDS encoding V-type ATP synthase subunit D codes for the protein MAKIKLTKNELKKQKDALKMYQRYLPTLMLKKQQLQMEIRNTESRIRTLIAEKDRVNEQFKSWIAVFGEQGYFTPELLSVTSLRIETGNIAGVEIPVFKGAEFEVQPYDLLRTPLWLDTAVERMRQVLLLDLEAKTLEEQQRRLERELRTTTQRVNLFEKVKIPETKANIKKIRVYLGDQQTAAVVRGKIAKRGMERAAE